Proteins co-encoded in one Candidatus Hydrogenedentota bacterium genomic window:
- a CDS encoding type II toxin-antitoxin system RelE/ParE family toxin produces MLEVRKTSEFATWLDTMADIRARARVLARIERLAAGNPGDVKPIGEGISELRIDYGPGYRVYFKQRGKTLIILLAGGDKSTQARDIRVALKLGRNLPE; encoded by the coding sequence ATGCTCGAAGTTCGAAAAACCTCCGAGTTTGCGACCTGGCTGGATACCATGGCCGATATCCGGGCGCGGGCTCGTGTGCTCGCGCGAATCGAACGCCTCGCCGCGGGAAATCCGGGTGATGTCAAGCCCATTGGCGAGGGCATTTCGGAATTGAGAATTGACTACGGCCCCGGCTACCGCGTGTATTTCAAGCAGCGGGGGAAGACGCTTATCATTTTGTTGGCGGGTGGCGACAAGAGCACCCAGGCCAGGGATATTAGAGTCGCCCTCAAGCTGGGGCGCAATTTACCGGAGTAA
- a CDS encoding putative addiction module antidote protein, whose translation MPKTITTRYDVAEHLRTPEEMAAYLEAVLEEADGDAASVAKALGDIARAKGMTQVARDAGLSRESLYRALSGDHSPSFDTILKVVGALGLKLHAEAHPG comes from the coding sequence ATGCCAAAAACCATCACCACCCGTTATGACGTCGCAGAACACCTCAGGACACCGGAAGAAATGGCGGCCTATCTCGAAGCCGTCCTTGAGGAAGCCGACGGCGATGCCGCATCGGTCGCAAAAGCATTGGGCGACATCGCCCGTGCGAAAGGCATGACGCAAGTGGCGCGCGACGCCGGGCTTTCGCGGGAAAGCCTCTACCGAGCCTTGTCCGGCGATCACAGCCCAAGCTTCGACACGATCCTGAAAGTGGTCGGCGCGCTCGGGCTGAAGTTGCACGCCGAGGCCCATCCGGGTTGA